The Populus trichocarpa isolate Nisqually-1 chromosome 2, P.trichocarpa_v4.1, whole genome shotgun sequence genome has a window encoding:
- the LOC7462850 gene encoding QWRF motif-containing protein 2 isoform X2: protein MTMVAAVSTPINPKTTSTTRTTQSQNPTRPPLLPSDPDNALAPRRPKSREVSSRYMSSASASTTSTSRRCASPSISRRTATSTTSAASTIKRSQSVERRRPATPRTNSLDLRIGNTNCGVVDSGEMTNAQRMLITSTRRLSVSFQGESFSFQLNKAKPAPSPISVRKGTPERRKATTTIQTRRADQVENSGPIEQHRWPGRFRQPNPMIRRSMDCTDDRKKFAGSGVNLNVVRALQNSMADNNNNTSSSIESRLSSDSSTIDSTKPIDVNGSDVHSEHPLASDTESVSSGTTSESSGNAVGVAGQGGRGFIEPARFWQETNSRIRRQPEPGSPVSRNNGLKGPTPAKLIAPKKFGSDSPVSSPKGVVNSRGQMSPIRGGALRPGSPSKFGISSAAARSPMRGMSPSRVRNAVGGVVSSNLSNVNSTPSILSFAADIRRGKIGENRIVEVHLLRIFHNRLLQLRFINARADSSLSAQRLNAKMLCLEELALIDQDYSRSLSGAIEALQASTLRLPIVDGARADVQNLKDAICSAVDVMQAMASSICLLISKVGEVNSLVAELEKLTQKERNRLYQCKDLLSTIAALQVKECSLRTHILQLNRVPSSLTTQV from the exons atgACAATGGTAGCTGCAGTTTCAACACCAATAAACCCCAAAACGACATCAACAACTAGAACAACGCAAAGCCAAAACCCAACAAGACCTCCGTTATTACCTTCAGACCCTGACAATGCTCTCGCTCCTCGCCGTCCAAAATCCCGAGAAGTCAGTTCTCGATACATGTCATCGGCATCGGCATCCACCACTTCAACGTCAAGACGGTGCGCTTCACCGTCGATTTCACGACGAACAGCGACTTCAACGACTTCCGCTGCTTCCACAATCAAACGGTCACAATCAGTGGAGCGTAGGCGTCCTGCTACACCAAGAACTAACTCTCTTGATTTGAGAATAGGAAATACCAATTGTGGGGTTGTTGACAGTGGTGAGATGACAAATGCCCAGAGAATGTTGATAACTTCAACGAGAAGATTATCGGTGTCGTTTCAAGGAGAGTCGTTTTCGTTTCAATTGAATAAAGCGAAACCAGCTCCGTCTCCCATTAGTGTAAGAAAAGGAACACCAGAGAGGCGCAAAGCAACCACTACAATACAGACCAGAAGAGCTGATCAAGTAGAGAATTCAGGGCCTATAGAGCAACATCGGTGGCCAGGGAGATTTAGGCAGCCGAATCCAATGATTAGAAGAAGCATGGATTGTACTGATGATAGAAAGAAATTTGCTGGGTCTGGAGTCAATTTGAATGTTGTTAGGGCATTGCAAAATTCAATGGcggataacaacaacaataccaGCTCATCAATTGAAAGCAGATTGAGTTCTGATTCTAGCACAATCGATTCCACGAAGCCTATTGACGTGAATGGATCTGATGTTCATAGTGAACATCCTTTGGCTTCGGATACTGAGAGTGTATCATCTGGTACTACTTCAGAGAGTAGTGGAAATGCTGTTGGTGTTGCAGGACAGGGGGGGCGGGGCTTTATCGAGCCGGCAAGGTTTTGGCAAGAGACTAATAGTAGAATCAGGCGGCAACCAGAGCCTGGGTCACCAGTTTCTAGGAATAATGGATTGAAAGGACCTACACCGGCCAAACTTATTGCACCAAAGAAGTTTGGAAGTGATAGTCCAGTATCTTCTCCAAAAGGAGTTGTCAATAGTAGGGGACAGATGTCTCCTATTCGTGGTGGGGCGTTACGGCCTGGGTCGCCTAGTAAGTTTGGGATATCATCGGCTGCTGCACGGTCTCCTATGAGGGGAATGAGTCCATCGAGGGTGAGGAATGCCGTGGGAGGTGTTGTGAGTAGTAATTTGAGCAACGTGAATAGTACCCCTTCAATTCTGAGCTTTGCTGCTGATATTAGGAGAGGGAAGATTGGGGAGAATCGGATCGTGGAGGTGCATTTGTTAAGGATTTTTCATAATCGGTTGTTGCAATTGCGTTTTATCAATGCCAGAGCTGATTCTTCTCTGTCTGCTCAGCGGTTGAATGCAAAG ATGTTGTGTTTAGAAGAACTGGCATTGATTGACCAGGATTACTCCCGTTCTTTATCAGGGGCCATTGAAGCGTTGCAGGCTAGCACGCTCCGTTTGCCAATTGTTGATGGGGCAAGG GCAGATGTCCAAAATCTGAAGGATGCTATCTGTTCAGCTGTTGATGTGATGCAGGCAATGGCATCCTCAATTTGCTTATTGATATCAAAG GTTGGGGAAGTAAATTCTTTGGTTGCggaacttgaaaaattaactcagAAGGAGCGTAATAGGCTTTATCAGTGCAAGGATCTATTGTCAACTATTGCAGCCTTGCAG GTGAAAGAATGTAGCCTGAGAACTCATATTTTACAACTAAACCGAGTGCCTTCCAGCCTGACAACACAAGTGTAA
- the LOC7462850 gene encoding QWRF motif-containing protein 2 isoform X1, translating into MTMVAAVSTPINPKTTSTTRTTQSQNPTRPPLLPSDPDNALAPRRPKSREVSSRYMSSASASTTSTSRRCASPSISRRTATSTTSAASTIKRSQSVERRRPATPRTNSLDLRIGNTNCGVVDSGEMTNAQRMLITSTRRLSVSFQGESFSFQLNKAKPAPSPISVRKGTPERRKATTTIQTRRADQVENSGPIEQHRWPGRFRQPNPMIRRSMDCTDDRKKFAGSGVNLNVVRALQNSMADNNNNTSSSIESRLSSDSSTIDSTKPIDVNGSDVHSEHPLASDTESVSSGTTSESSGNAVGVAGQGGRGFIEPARFWQETNSRIRRQPEPGSPVSRNNGLKGPTPAKLIAPKKFGSDSPVSSPKGVVNSRGQMSPIRGGALRPGSPSKFGISSAAARSPMRGMSPSRVRNAVGGVVSSNLSNVNSTPSILSFAADIRRGKIGENRIVEVHLLRIFHNRLLQLRFINARADSSLSAQRLNAKKSLYNAHVTTSKLCESVRAKRTELQWLRQNLKLISILKEQMLCLEELALIDQDYSRSLSGAIEALQASTLRLPIVDGARADVQNLKDAICSAVDVMQAMASSICLLISKVGEVNSLVAELEKLTQKERNRLYQCKDLLSTIAALQVKECSLRTHILQLNRVPSSLTTQV; encoded by the exons atgACAATGGTAGCTGCAGTTTCAACACCAATAAACCCCAAAACGACATCAACAACTAGAACAACGCAAAGCCAAAACCCAACAAGACCTCCGTTATTACCTTCAGACCCTGACAATGCTCTCGCTCCTCGCCGTCCAAAATCCCGAGAAGTCAGTTCTCGATACATGTCATCGGCATCGGCATCCACCACTTCAACGTCAAGACGGTGCGCTTCACCGTCGATTTCACGACGAACAGCGACTTCAACGACTTCCGCTGCTTCCACAATCAAACGGTCACAATCAGTGGAGCGTAGGCGTCCTGCTACACCAAGAACTAACTCTCTTGATTTGAGAATAGGAAATACCAATTGTGGGGTTGTTGACAGTGGTGAGATGACAAATGCCCAGAGAATGTTGATAACTTCAACGAGAAGATTATCGGTGTCGTTTCAAGGAGAGTCGTTTTCGTTTCAATTGAATAAAGCGAAACCAGCTCCGTCTCCCATTAGTGTAAGAAAAGGAACACCAGAGAGGCGCAAAGCAACCACTACAATACAGACCAGAAGAGCTGATCAAGTAGAGAATTCAGGGCCTATAGAGCAACATCGGTGGCCAGGGAGATTTAGGCAGCCGAATCCAATGATTAGAAGAAGCATGGATTGTACTGATGATAGAAAGAAATTTGCTGGGTCTGGAGTCAATTTGAATGTTGTTAGGGCATTGCAAAATTCAATGGcggataacaacaacaataccaGCTCATCAATTGAAAGCAGATTGAGTTCTGATTCTAGCACAATCGATTCCACGAAGCCTATTGACGTGAATGGATCTGATGTTCATAGTGAACATCCTTTGGCTTCGGATACTGAGAGTGTATCATCTGGTACTACTTCAGAGAGTAGTGGAAATGCTGTTGGTGTTGCAGGACAGGGGGGGCGGGGCTTTATCGAGCCGGCAAGGTTTTGGCAAGAGACTAATAGTAGAATCAGGCGGCAACCAGAGCCTGGGTCACCAGTTTCTAGGAATAATGGATTGAAAGGACCTACACCGGCCAAACTTATTGCACCAAAGAAGTTTGGAAGTGATAGTCCAGTATCTTCTCCAAAAGGAGTTGTCAATAGTAGGGGACAGATGTCTCCTATTCGTGGTGGGGCGTTACGGCCTGGGTCGCCTAGTAAGTTTGGGATATCATCGGCTGCTGCACGGTCTCCTATGAGGGGAATGAGTCCATCGAGGGTGAGGAATGCCGTGGGAGGTGTTGTGAGTAGTAATTTGAGCAACGTGAATAGTACCCCTTCAATTCTGAGCTTTGCTGCTGATATTAGGAGAGGGAAGATTGGGGAGAATCGGATCGTGGAGGTGCATTTGTTAAGGATTTTTCATAATCGGTTGTTGCAATTGCGTTTTATCAATGCCAGAGCTGATTCTTCTCTGTCTGCTCAGCGGTTGAATGCAAAG AAAAGCCTGTATAATGCACACGTAACAACATCAAAACTGTGTGAATCTGTGAGAGCAAAAAGAACAGAGTTACAATGGCTAAGGCAAAATTTGAAGCTGATTTCCATCCTCAAGGAGCAA ATGTTGTGTTTAGAAGAACTGGCATTGATTGACCAGGATTACTCCCGTTCTTTATCAGGGGCCATTGAAGCGTTGCAGGCTAGCACGCTCCGTTTGCCAATTGTTGATGGGGCAAGG GCAGATGTCCAAAATCTGAAGGATGCTATCTGTTCAGCTGTTGATGTGATGCAGGCAATGGCATCCTCAATTTGCTTATTGATATCAAAG GTTGGGGAAGTAAATTCTTTGGTTGCggaacttgaaaaattaactcagAAGGAGCGTAATAGGCTTTATCAGTGCAAGGATCTATTGTCAACTATTGCAGCCTTGCAG GTGAAAGAATGTAGCCTGAGAACTCATATTTTACAACTAAACCGAGTGCCTTCCAGCCTGACAACACAAGTGTAA
- the LOC7462850 gene encoding QWRF motif-containing protein 2 isoform X3 — MSSASASTTSTSRRCASPSISRRTATSTTSAASTIKRSQSVERRRPATPRTNSLDLRIGNTNCGVVDSGEMTNAQRMLITSTRRLSVSFQGESFSFQLNKAKPAPSPISVRKGTPERRKATTTIQTRRADQVENSGPIEQHRWPGRFRQPNPMIRRSMDCTDDRKKFAGSGVNLNVVRALQNSMADNNNNTSSSIESRLSSDSSTIDSTKPIDVNGSDVHSEHPLASDTESVSSGTTSESSGNAVGVAGQGGRGFIEPARFWQETNSRIRRQPEPGSPVSRNNGLKGPTPAKLIAPKKFGSDSPVSSPKGVVNSRGQMSPIRGGALRPGSPSKFGISSAAARSPMRGMSPSRVRNAVGGVVSSNLSNVNSTPSILSFAADIRRGKIGENRIVEVHLLRIFHNRLLQLRFINARADSSLSAQRLNAKKSLYNAHVTTSKLCESVRAKRTELQWLRQNLKLISILKEQMLCLEELALIDQDYSRSLSGAIEALQASTLRLPIVDGARADVQNLKDAICSAVDVMQAMASSICLLISKVGEVNSLVAELEKLTQKERNRLYQCKDLLSTIAALQVKECSLRTHILQLNRVPSSLTTQV, encoded by the exons ATGTCATCGGCATCGGCATCCACCACTTCAACGTCAAGACGGTGCGCTTCACCGTCGATTTCACGACGAACAGCGACTTCAACGACTTCCGCTGCTTCCACAATCAAACGGTCACAATCAGTGGAGCGTAGGCGTCCTGCTACACCAAGAACTAACTCTCTTGATTTGAGAATAGGAAATACCAATTGTGGGGTTGTTGACAGTGGTGAGATGACAAATGCCCAGAGAATGTTGATAACTTCAACGAGAAGATTATCGGTGTCGTTTCAAGGAGAGTCGTTTTCGTTTCAATTGAATAAAGCGAAACCAGCTCCGTCTCCCATTAGTGTAAGAAAAGGAACACCAGAGAGGCGCAAAGCAACCACTACAATACAGACCAGAAGAGCTGATCAAGTAGAGAATTCAGGGCCTATAGAGCAACATCGGTGGCCAGGGAGATTTAGGCAGCCGAATCCAATGATTAGAAGAAGCATGGATTGTACTGATGATAGAAAGAAATTTGCTGGGTCTGGAGTCAATTTGAATGTTGTTAGGGCATTGCAAAATTCAATGGcggataacaacaacaataccaGCTCATCAATTGAAAGCAGATTGAGTTCTGATTCTAGCACAATCGATTCCACGAAGCCTATTGACGTGAATGGATCTGATGTTCATAGTGAACATCCTTTGGCTTCGGATACTGAGAGTGTATCATCTGGTACTACTTCAGAGAGTAGTGGAAATGCTGTTGGTGTTGCAGGACAGGGGGGGCGGGGCTTTATCGAGCCGGCAAGGTTTTGGCAAGAGACTAATAGTAGAATCAGGCGGCAACCAGAGCCTGGGTCACCAGTTTCTAGGAATAATGGATTGAAAGGACCTACACCGGCCAAACTTATTGCACCAAAGAAGTTTGGAAGTGATAGTCCAGTATCTTCTCCAAAAGGAGTTGTCAATAGTAGGGGACAGATGTCTCCTATTCGTGGTGGGGCGTTACGGCCTGGGTCGCCTAGTAAGTTTGGGATATCATCGGCTGCTGCACGGTCTCCTATGAGGGGAATGAGTCCATCGAGGGTGAGGAATGCCGTGGGAGGTGTTGTGAGTAGTAATTTGAGCAACGTGAATAGTACCCCTTCAATTCTGAGCTTTGCTGCTGATATTAGGAGAGGGAAGATTGGGGAGAATCGGATCGTGGAGGTGCATTTGTTAAGGATTTTTCATAATCGGTTGTTGCAATTGCGTTTTATCAATGCCAGAGCTGATTCTTCTCTGTCTGCTCAGCGGTTGAATGCAAAG AAAAGCCTGTATAATGCACACGTAACAACATCAAAACTGTGTGAATCTGTGAGAGCAAAAAGAACAGAGTTACAATGGCTAAGGCAAAATTTGAAGCTGATTTCCATCCTCAAGGAGCAA ATGTTGTGTTTAGAAGAACTGGCATTGATTGACCAGGATTACTCCCGTTCTTTATCAGGGGCCATTGAAGCGTTGCAGGCTAGCACGCTCCGTTTGCCAATTGTTGATGGGGCAAGG GCAGATGTCCAAAATCTGAAGGATGCTATCTGTTCAGCTGTTGATGTGATGCAGGCAATGGCATCCTCAATTTGCTTATTGATATCAAAG GTTGGGGAAGTAAATTCTTTGGTTGCggaacttgaaaaattaactcagAAGGAGCGTAATAGGCTTTATCAGTGCAAGGATCTATTGTCAACTATTGCAGCCTTGCAG GTGAAAGAATGTAGCCTGAGAACTCATATTTTACAACTAAACCGAGTGCCTTCCAGCCTGACAACACAAGTGTAA
- the LOC18096278 gene encoding 40S ribosomal protein S29: MGHSNIWNSHPKNYGPGSRTCRVCGNPHGIIRKYGLMCCRQCFRSNAKEIGFIKYR, encoded by the exons ATGGGGCACTCAAATATCTGGAACTCGCATCCCAAGAACTACGGTCCTGGATCTCGCACCTG CCGGGTGTGTGGAAACCCACATGGGATAATCAGGAAGTATGGACTGATGTGTTGTAGGCAGTGCTTCCGCAGCAATGCCAAGGAAATAGGCTTCATCAAG TACCGCTGA